The nucleotide window GAAATAGGTCTATCTCTAAATGATGAAATAATAGCAGCAATTACAGCTAAATCAGCTGAACTCTCTTTGATTTTTATTCCACCGCTTATGTTTATGAATACATCATAAGTATTTAGTGGTAAATCTATTTTTTTCTCTAAAAGTGCAAGAAGCATAGTAAGTCTATTTGCATCAAAACCTGTTGCACTTCTTTTTGGATTTGGATAAGTACTTTCTGTTACAAGTGCCTGAACTTCAAGGATAATTGCACGACTTCCTTCCATAGTTACAGTTAAAGCTGAACCACTTTGAGATTTACTTTTATCAAAAAATTTTGAAGCTATATCTTTTGCACTAATAAGTCCTTCTGCTGTCATTTCAAAAATACCAATTTCGCTGGTACTTCCAAAACGATTTTTAAAACCTCTCAGCATTCGTAGTTCCCTGCTTGCTTCTCCTTCAAAGTATAAAACAGTATCAACCATATGTTCTAAAACTCTAGGACCTGCAATACTTCCATCTTTTGTAATATGACCAATAATAAACATAGCAATATTTGACTCTTTTGCTTTTCTCATTAACTCAAATGTTATTTCTCGAACTTGTGAAACACTTCCTGGTGCGCTTGTTAGATTTGAAGAATAGATAGTTTGAATAGAATCTATAATACAAACTTCATAATTTTCTCTTAAAAGTTCATCTTGTATCTCTTCAAGTTTTATTTCGCTTAATAAAAAGAGTTCATCATGATTTGCTTCAAGTCTATTTGCTCGTAGTTTTATTTGACCAGCACTCTCTTCACCAGAAACATAAAGAACTTTTTTCCCTGATTTTGCGATACTTCCAGCAACTTTTAGTAATAGTGTTGATTTTCCAACTCCTGGACTTCCACCAATTAAAGTTAAACTTCCTGGAACTATTCCTCCACCCAAAACTAAGTCAAATTCATAGTTAAAAGAAGAAAATCTTGTAACATCATCTTGTTCTATTTGGGTTATTGGTTTTGCTTTTGATGTTGTATTTATGATTTTTGAAGAGTGTTTTAAAACTTCTTGTTGTTCTTGGTTTAATTCAATAAAACTATCCCAAGAGCCACAATTTGGACATTTTCCAAGCCATTTCGTAGATTGTTCTCCACAATGTTGACATTCAAAAAGTGTTATTTTTTTCTTAGCCATTTTCTATCCTTCTAAACATAAGCGCAATTATAATCAAATTTTTTATGTGCTTTATAAAATATGACACTTTGTAATATAAAAGATTGTATTATCTTTTATGAAAAATATAAAATTATTTACTGATTCAAGTGTAAATCCACAAGAAAAAATTGGTTTTGGAAGTTTTTTGATTATTGAAGATGAAAATTTATCTTTTGAAAATTTGAGAAAAACTATCAAAACAAAAAAATTTGAAAATACAAGTTCCACAAAACTTGAACTACAAACTCTACTTTGGGCTTTGGATGAAATAAAAAATAAAAACTCTTTAATAGAAATTTATACTGATTGTCAAAATATCATAAACTTAAAAGATAGAAGAGAAAAATTAGAAAAAAATGAGTACAAATCATCTAAAGATAAATTAATAAATAATCATGAATTATATAAGCTATTTTTTGAAAAATCTGATAAGTTAGATTTAGTTTTTATAAAAGTAAAAGGACATAAAAAAAATAGTTTAAAAGATGAAATTGATACTATTTTTAATCTTGTTGATAAAGCATCAAGAAATGCTTTGAGAAATCAAATATAACTTATCTAAAATAGATAAGCTATATTTATTCCTCCCCAATTTTCATTTTGGTTGTACTCTTTTGATAAATTAATTTTTGAAGTTTTAAAGCTAAATGATAAAACAAATTTATCAAGATAAGTATCCAATGAAATAACTTGAACTAAGCTATCTTTTAATTCATCTAGTTCATAAGATTTGTCATGATTATTCACATAAAAATAATCTGTATAAGAGTAACCTAAACCATAAGATAATGACCAACCTAAATTTTTATTTGTTTTAGAGTCAAGATTTAAAAGTTTATTTTCATTTACACCTATAAATTTTCCTACACTATTAAAGTTATTTGGAAAGTTATTACCATATCTAATCATTGTCCCAGCCATTAAAGATCTATTATAATTTCCAACATTTGCTCTAATTGTATTTACTAAATCCATTTTTCCATAAGAGAATTCATGTTTCAATGCTCTATAACCATAAGAGTAGGAAAAGTTATATAAAAAATCATCTTTTAATTGATTGTCCCATCCTTGTGGTTCAGTACTACCAATTGTATTATGAAAAGATTTTTGAAAAGAGTCAGTTTTTGTACTAGGTCCAACAGCCCCTAAAGTAATAGTATATTCATGAAAAAAATCTTCTTCCCATTTGAATAAAATAAAATCAAGAGTAGCAACTCCTGCATAAGGTAAATCACCTATAATTTTTTCTTTTTTATCTATATCACTTGGTGTAAAGGCATAATGTGAATAAGTCAAACCTAAAGTTTGATATTTTGTATCATTATTGAAAGTTGGAATTTTAGAGATTAAGTCAAAAAAACTATTATTATATTTAGAAGAATTATTTGTATCTTTGTTTGTTAAATAACTCAAATAAGTTCCATTTGTATAGTGTTTGTCATCTCCATTTATTACATCATTTTCCAAAAAAACTGAAAAAACTTGTGCATTCAGATTTAAAACTAGAAAAGATGAAGTGAAAATAATTTTTGAAAATAATTTCATTATCAAGCCTTTTATTGTAAAATTGCATAATTATATAATAAAAAAATTGGAAGAAAATAAAATGATAATATACATTCATGGATTTGCAAGTTCGGGCTTTGGTTCAAAACCACAAAAATTTAAAGAGTATTTTGAAGAAGAAATAATAACAATTTCTCTTCCTACTATTCCAAATTTAGCAATTGACACATTAGAACAAATAATAGAATTTTCTTTAAATAAAGAAGAGCCAGTTTATCTAGTAGGTTCTTCTCTTGGTGGATTTTATGCCCTTTATTTAGCAAATAAGTATGATTTGAAAGCTGTTTTAATAAATCCAGCAGTTAATCCTTGGGGAACTTTGCATAGATATGAAGGAGTGGAATTTGTTACAAATTATTATGATAATTCACGATTTGAATTCACATCAAATCATATAAAATCATTAAAAAATTATGAAGTACAATTTATAAAAAATCCTCAAAATTTTATCACTTTATTACAAGAAGAAGATGAGGTTTTAGATTTTAGTGAAGCAGCTTTAAAACTAGAAGAGACAGATTTGATAATAGAAGAGGGAGGAAGTCACTCTTTTGATGGAATAGAAAGATATTTTAGAAAAATAAATAGTTTTTTTTATAACTAAGAAATAATATATTTATCAAATATTTTAAAAAAATTAGATATTATATATACCATTATTAAGCTGTATAAATATATTTAAGGGAGAACTCTAATAAAATGAAATCATTTAGAGTTATAGATACGAGATTTCGTATTTTAAAGGGTGGTAAAATAGGATTAAATCTATCTATTTCTTTAATAGGTAGTGCTTTGATTTTTGGTAATACAAGTAGTTATGCAACTGATTATTTTACTGATGTACAATCTACTATTTCTGATTCTACGACAACTCCATCAGGAGGAACAAATCCAATTACAGTAGAAAAAGCTGTAAATAGTGGAGTTTTATCTAGTACAAGAACAGAAAATGATACAAATCCAGTAGTTTTTAAACCTACTTCTTGGGCAAATAGTTCTTATACTGATCCATCATTTGCTGCTGCTCAGACAGATCCTATGTATACACTTTATCCTGCAAGATATTATTTAGGAAGCCAAAGCTTTTCTCCATTAGAATTAAATTTAACTTTTACAACTGGAGCTACTTCAGGAAGTATTTCAAAAAATAGTACAACTTTTTATAATACAAATATAATACCTTCTAGTTATATAACTGATGCTCCTGGTATTCCTACTCAAACTTTAAGTTCAATCTCATCAAATAGTTATACAGCAAATTTAATTTTTGATGGTTCAAATACCGTTTCAGGTTCAACAAATATTGAAGATGGAAACATAAAAATAAATGGAACAGTAAATTTTAATGGAGCAGTTACAGCAGGTTCTATTGATATGGATACTACAAATACAGCAACTTTTGCTGGAGATGTTTCTTTATCTTCAGGAACAGGAAATTTGAATTTTAGTCAAGATGGAGATATTATTTTAAATTCAAATTTTTCTGGAAATATTACTAATACTGATTCAGGTGATGGAAATATAACAACAATAGGAATAAATAATATTAATGGAAATATAGGAAATAATTTAAATTTTTTAAATACTTTAAGTATTGGTAATTTAACTACAATTTCAACAACAACTGTTAATGGAGATATATTTGTAAATAGTACAATTTTAAATAATACAACAACAAATAGTTCAACCTTGATACTTTCAAATGATAAAAATATAACTTCAACAATAACAACATCACATGATAATAAGGGGATTTTAACATTATCTGGTGGAACACAAACTGTAACAGGACAAGTAGGAACAGATGCAAATAAATTGAAAGAGATAAACGCAGGAGCGAATAGTTCAAACTCAACATTTAGTGATGATGTGTACGCAACAAACCTAGATGTAGAAGGAACAGGGACAGTAAATTTAGATGGGAATTATAAAGGGACGTCAATAAGATATAACGCAGATGGAACAGTAGTTTTAGCAGATAATAAAAATATAAACTCTTCAATAGTAACAAATAGTACAACTCCAACAGGAACATTAACTTTAGAAGGAAGTTCAACAGTAAGTGGAACAGTAGGAACAGATGCAAATAAATTGAAAGAGATAAACGCAGGAGCGAATAGTTCAAACTCAACATTTAGTGATGATGTGTACGCAACAAACCTAGATGTAGAAGGAACAGGGACAGTAAATTTAGATGGGAATTATAAAGGGACGTCAATAAGATATAACGCAGATGGAACAGTAGTTTTAGCAGATAATAAAAATATAAACTCTTCAATAGTAACAAATAGTACAACTCCAACAGGAACATTAACTTTAGAAGGAAGTTCAACAGTAAGTGGAACAGTAGGAACAGATGCAAATAAATTGAAAGAGATAAACGCAGGAGCGAATGGTTCAAACTCAACATTTAGTGATGATGTGTACGCAACAAACCTAGATGTAGAAGGAACAGGGACAGTAAATTTAGATGGGAATTATAAAGGGACGTCAATAAGATATAACGCAGATGGAACAGTAGTTTTAGCAGATAATAAAAATATAAACTCTTCAATAATAAATAATAGTAGTACAACTCCAACAGGAACATTAACTTTAGAAGGAAGTTCAACAGTAAGTGGAACAGTAGGAACAGATGCAAATAAATTGAAAGAGATAAACGCAGGAGCGAATGGTTCAAACTCAACATTTAGTGATGATGTGTACGCAACAAACCTAGATGTAGAAGGAACAGGGACAGTAAATTTAGATGGGAATTATAAAGGGACGTCAATAAGATATAACGCAGATGGAACAGTAGTTTTAGCAGATAATAAAAATATAAACTCTTCAATAATAAATAATAGTAGTACAACTCCAACAGGAACATTAACTTTAGAAGGAAGTTCAACAGTAAGTGGAACAGTAGGAACAGATGCAAATAAATTGAAAGAGATAAACGCAGGAGCGAATGGTTCAAACTCAACATTTAGTGATGATGTGTACGCAACAAACCTAGATGTAGAAGGAACAGGGACAGTAAATTTAGATGGGAATTATAAAGGGACGTCAATAAGATATAACGCAGATGGAACAGTAGTTTTAGCAGATAATAAAAATATAAACTCTTCAATAATAAATAATAGTAGTACAACTCCAACAGGAACATTAACTTTAGAAGGAAGTTCAACAGTAAGTGGAACAGTAGGAACAGATGCAAATAAATTGAAAGAGATAAACGCAGGAGCGAATGGTTCAAACTCAACATTTAGTGATGATGTGTACGCAACAAACCTAGATGTAGAAGGAACAGGGACAGTAAATTTAGATGGGAATTATAAAGGGACGTCAATAAGATATAACGCAGATGGAACAGTAGTTTTAGCAGATAATAAAAATATAAACTCTTCAATAGTAACAAATAGTACAACTCCAACAGGAACATTAACTTTAGAAGGAAGTTCAACAGTAAGTGGAACAGTAGGAACAGATGCAAATAAATTGAAAGAGATAAACGCAGGAGCGAATAGTTCAAACTCAACATTTAGTGATGATGTGTACGCAACAAACCTAGATGTAGAAGGAACAGGGACAGTAAATTTAGATGGGAATTATAAAGGGACGTCAATAAGATATAACGCAGATGGAACAGTAGTTTTAGCAGATAATAAAAATATAAACTCTTCAATAGTAACAAATAGTACAACTCCAACAGGAACATTAACTTTAGAAGGAAGTTCAACAGTAAGTGGAACAGTAGGAACAGATGCAAATAAATTGAAAGAGATAAACGCTAATGGAATTACTGGAAAAACTGTAACATTTGAAAAAGATGTATATGCAATAACTACAAATATTAATTCTTTAGAAATAAAATTTGAATCGGATTTAACAAGTAATATAGTTGCAAATATGAGTGATCAAGGAGTGGTAAGTTTTATAGGTGATAATAGCGGAAAATCACAAATTATTACTGGAAATATAGGAAGTTCTGGATCATTTATTTCAACTTTAAATATTGGAGAAAGTGGAAATTCAACAAACTATTCAACTACAACAATAAATGGAAATATATACGCAAACAGTACAGTTTTAAATAATAATGGAACAGCAAATAGCTCAACATTAGTTTTAGCTGATGGAAGTGATATTACATCGACAATTACAACAGCAGATGCAAATATGGGAATACTTACTTTAGAAGGAAGTTCAATAGTAAGTGGAACAGTAGGAACAGATGCGAATAAATTAAAAGAGATAAATGCAGGAGCGAATAGTTCAAACTCAACATTCAGTGATGATGTGTACGCAACAAACCTAGATGTAGAAGGAACAGGGACAGTAAATTTAGATGGGAATTATAAAGGGACGTCAATAAGATATAACGCAGATGGAACAGTAGTTTTAGCAGATAATAAAAATATAAACTCTTCAATAGTAACAAATAGTACAACTCCAATAGGAACATTAACTTTAGAAGGAAGTTCAACAGTAAGTGGAACAGTAGGAACAGATGCGAATAAATTGAAAGAGATAAATGCAGCAACAGATGGGGAAACTGTAACATTTGAAAAAGATGTATATGCAATAACTACAAATCTTGGTTCAGGAATTACTAACTTTAATACAATTTCTGGAAATACAACTTCAAATATAGTATTTTCAGGAGTTGGAAAAGCAAATTTAAATGGATATTTAGATGGAAATATAAACTTTGCTGGAAATGATGCAGTTGTAAATATTGCTGATGGAAAAGGAATTTTAGGTTCAGTTGAAACATTAGCAAATAATACAGGAATTTTAAATTTTAGTGGAGATGGTGTTGTTGATGATCTTATTGGAAGCGCACTTTATGGTATTAATGAGTTAAATATTAATACAAATGATGAACAAGATAAAGATAGTAATGGAACAGTAACTTCAAATGGATTATTAGCAAGAAAAGAAATTTTTGCAGATATTATAAATTTAAGAAATAATGCAACTTTAACATTAGCAGATAATGCAAATATTACAAATACAGGATTAAATAGTTTAATCATATCAACAGATAATGCAAATACTGGAAATTTAGTATTTGAAGGAAGTTCAAGTGTAACTGGAACTGTGGGAAGTAGTAGTAAAAATTTAGAAAGTATAGTTGCTGGAGCAAGTGGTGAAACTGTAACATTTAATAATATGGTTTATGCAAGTAATTTAAATTATGCTTCAGATGGAACAGTTATCTTAAAAGGTAATAATGATACAAATAATGAAGGTTTTATAGGAAATGTAGATTTTAATTCAAATGCTGGAACTTTAGAAATTGCAGATAATGTAAATCTTACAACAGGAAGTTCAGGAATAGAGTTTACAAATGCAAATGATGCAACTTTAACTTTTAATGGAACTTCAACTGTTTATGGTGTTTTAGGTGGAAATACAACTGGAAATTCAACTTTTGAAAGAATTTATGCAGGAGCAAATAACGAAATAGTTACTTTTAAAAATGATGTGTATGTTGAAGAAAGTAATGATACTACATTTCATGTGAGTGGTAATGGAGTTGTAAATTTTGAAGGTGATTTATATGGGGATTTAATCTTTGATGCAGATGGAATAGTAAATGTAGATGATTCAAAATCCATAATTGTTTCAAGTGTACCAACATCAATAAGAACAAAAAATGATGGAAAAGGAACAGTAAATTTTGAAGGAACAACGACTTTATACACTGATATAGGTGAATCTTCTTCTAAACTTAATAGCGTTTATTTTGCTTCAAATGGGACATCAGCTGATACTTATACACAAGACCTTGGATATAATATTTATTCTTTAGATACAACAATTGGGAATAATTTAAATAAAACAACTGTGAATATAAAAGATGATATAGCATTTGGTGGAAATTTAACTTTAAATGATAATTCAACATTAAATGTTAGTAATAATGATATTTCAATAGCTGATAAATTAAATATAGGTAAGGATTCAACTTTAAATTTTAAAGTTTATACAACAGATTTAAGTGCGGGACAAGCTGTAGAAAATGGTGCTTCTGGAAGTATTACAGCTTCTTCTTTAACAATAGATAATAGTTCAAAAATTAATATTGATTATGAAGGAAGTTGGGAAGGTGCAGGGCAATATAATCTTATTACAACATCAAATTATTTAATTTCAAACTATTATGGAACAGAAGATAATGGTTTGGTTACGGATAATAGTATTATAGATTCAATCGTTACAGTAAATGGAACAAATCTTACTTTATATGCGGATAGAACAAGTGGAGGCTCATTTAATCCAGAAGATTTATATATTGTAAAATCTGAAATAGGAAAAGATTATTCAAATGGTGCTTCACAATCACTTGCTGGATATGCAAATGAAGCTGATAGAGCAGGAGCTTTAGCAGATATTGTTAGAAATATGGAAAAATATGATGGTGGAACACAATTATCAGCAGAGAAAAAACAAGAGATGATAAATACTCAAAGATTACTCGCTCCAACGGCAAATAATTCAAATATGCAAACTTCTATAACTGCTTCAAATTTAGCAATAACAACAATAAGAGGAAGATTATCAGATATTAGAACAACAGAAATGAATAATTTCACTCCTAATATTTATAAAATGGGATTATCATCAGGAGATTATTATAGTTTTGATACATCATTTTGGTTAAAAGCAATGGGTGGAAAAGCAACTCAAGATAAAGTAAATGAATACGATGGTTTTGATACAACTACTTATGGTTTTGTTGGTGGTATGGACAAAATTACAAATGATGGAACAATTTTTGGTGCGGCTGTTGCTTATTCTACAACAAAAACAAATCAGGACAATCTTGCTTCTGATAGTTCAGATACAACTAGTATTCAAGCAACACTTTACTCTTCTTTAGCTTTTGAAAATGCTTATGTAGATAGTTATTTATCTTATGCAAAACATAAAACTGACGGTACAAGAACTGCAAATTCAGGAAAATTAACGTCAACAGTTGATGCTGATCAGATTTCAGCTAAAGTAGAAACAGGATATTCAATTCCTGTTAATGATGGAATTTCTGTAACGCCTTTTGCATCTTTAGAGTATAGTTTATTAAATCAAAAAGGTTATACAGAAAAAGGTACAGCTTATCAAAACGATGCTTTAAAAGTTGATAGTCTAAAATTAAATAGAGGAACAGTTGAAGTTGGAGCAAAACTTACTTCAAATATAGAGTTAGAAGATACTTTGATTATTCCTCAGTTATCTGCAAGTGTATATAACTCATTTGGAGATAATAGCGCAGATATAAAAGCACAATATATAGGTGGAGGGAAAGAGTTTATTACACCAGCTAGTGAACTTAATAAAACTATGTATAACGTTGGATTAGGAGTAGAAACAAAAATATCTGATTCAACAAGTTTAATTTTTGATATGGATTATGATAGAAGTAAAGATGGTAAATTCCAAGGATATTCAGGAACAGTAACATTTGGTATTAGTTTCTAAAAAGATTTAATTTAAGGATAAATGATGATAGTAAAGAAAATATCTCTATATATATTTTTAGCTTTTTTTAGTATTAATATATATGCAAATGAAATAGCTTCATATTCAGCTATAAAATATCATGCTGATTATGAAAAACAAAATCCTAAAATGAAAGAATCTTTAGCAAAAGAATATTCAAAAGTTAGAAATTTAGCAAAAACTTTAGAAGCTACGGTTATGAAAAATGATGTTGATGTAGAAGTTGCAAAAAATTTAGCAATTGTTGATATTTGGTCGAATAAATTTATACAAAGTTATAAGCCAACTCAAAAAGAGTTAGAAGAACTTTATAAATTAGAAAAACCAAGAACAGTTGCAAAATATGAATTAAGAAATATTTTAGTTTCTTATGAAAAAAATGCCGATAGAATTATTGAAATGCTAAATGAAATAAAAAATAAACAAGAAAAAAAAGATTCATTTATCAAATATGTAAG belongs to Arcobacter defluvii and includes:
- the radA gene encoding DNA repair protein RadA, which gives rise to MAKKKITLFECQHCGEQSTKWLGKCPNCGSWDSFIELNQEQQEVLKHSSKIINTTSKAKPITQIEQDDVTRFSSFNYEFDLVLGGGIVPGSLTLIGGSPGVGKSTLLLKVAGSIAKSGKKVLYVSGEESAGQIKLRANRLEANHDELFLLSEIKLEEIQDELLRENYEVCIIDSIQTIYSSNLTSAPGSVSQVREITFELMRKAKESNIAMFIIGHITKDGSIAGPRVLEHMVDTVLYFEGEASRELRMLRGFKNRFGSTSEIGIFEMTAEGLISAKDIASKFFDKSKSQSGSALTVTMEGSRAIILEVQALVTESTYPNPKRSATGFDANRLTMLLALLEKKIDLPLNTYDVFINISGGIKIKESSADLAVIAAIISSFRDRPISKESAFIGEVSLTGEIKDVYSIDLRLKEAQAQGIKKAVIAQKTNLKLDIKTFAVDEVSKMIELF
- a CDS encoding ribonuclease HI — protein: MKNIKLFTDSSVNPQEKIGFGSFLIIEDENLSFENLRKTIKTKKFENTSSTKLELQTLLWALDEIKNKNSLIEIYTDCQNIINLKDRREKLEKNEYKSSKDKLINNHELYKLFFEKSDKLDLVFIKVKGHKKNSLKDEIDTIFNLVDKASRNALRNQI
- a CDS encoding lipid A deacylase LpxR family protein, whose product is MKLFSKIIFTSSFLVLNLNAQVFSVFLENDVINGDDKHYTNGTYLSYLTNKDTNNSSKYNNSFFDLISKIPTFNNDTKYQTLGLTYSHYAFTPSDIDKKEKIIGDLPYAGVATLDFILFKWEEDFFHEYTITLGAVGPSTKTDSFQKSFHNTIGSTEPQGWDNQLKDDFLYNFSYSYGYRALKHEFSYGKMDLVNTIRANVGNYNRSLMAGTMIRYGNNFPNNFNSVGKFIGVNENKLLNLDSKTNKNLGWSLSYGLGYSYTDYFYVNNHDKSYELDELKDSLVQVISLDTYLDKFVLSFSFKTSKINLSKEYNQNENWGGINIAYLF
- a CDS encoding YqiA/YcfP family alpha/beta fold hydrolase produces the protein MIIYIHGFASSGFGSKPQKFKEYFEEEIITISLPTIPNLAIDTLEQIIEFSLNKEEPVYLVGSSLGGFYALYLANKYDLKAVLINPAVNPWGTLHRYEGVEFVTNYYDNSRFEFTSNHIKSLKNYEVQFIKNPQNFITLLQEEDEVLDFSEAALKLEETDLIIEEGGSHSFDGIERYFRKINSFFYN
- a CDS encoding autotransporter domain-containing protein; this encodes MKSFRVIDTRFRILKGGKIGLNLSISLIGSALIFGNTSSYATDYFTDVQSTISDSTTTPSGGTNPITVEKAVNSGVLSSTRTENDTNPVVFKPTSWANSSYTDPSFAAAQTDPMYTLYPARYYLGSQSFSPLELNLTFTTGATSGSISKNSTTFYNTNIIPSSYITDAPGIPTQTLSSISSNSYTANLIFDGSNTVSGSTNIEDGNIKINGTVNFNGAVTAGSIDMDTTNTATFAGDVSLSSGTGNLNFSQDGDIILNSNFSGNITNTDSGDGNITTIGINNINGNIGNNLNFLNTLSIGNLTTISTTTVNGDIFVNSTILNNTTTNSSTLILSNDKNITSTITTSHDNKGILTLSGGTQTVTGQVGTDANKLKEINAGANSSNSTFSDDVYATNLDVEGTGTVNLDGNYKGTSIRYNADGTVVLADNKNINSSIVTNSTTPTGTLTLEGSSTVSGTVGTDANKLKEINAGANSSNSTFSDDVYATNLDVEGTGTVNLDGNYKGTSIRYNADGTVVLADNKNINSSIVTNSTTPTGTLTLEGSSTVSGTVGTDANKLKEINAGANGSNSTFSDDVYATNLDVEGTGTVNLDGNYKGTSIRYNADGTVVLADNKNINSSIINNSSTTPTGTLTLEGSSTVSGTVGTDANKLKEINAGANGSNSTFSDDVYATNLDVEGTGTVNLDGNYKGTSIRYNADGTVVLADNKNINSSIINNSSTTPTGTLTLEGSSTVSGTVGTDANKLKEINAGANGSNSTFSDDVYATNLDVEGTGTVNLDGNYKGTSIRYNADGTVVLADNKNINSSIINNSSTTPTGTLTLEGSSTVSGTVGTDANKLKEINAGANGSNSTFSDDVYATNLDVEGTGTVNLDGNYKGTSIRYNADGTVVLADNKNINSSIVTNSTTPTGTLTLEGSSTVSGTVGTDANKLKEINAGANSSNSTFSDDVYATNLDVEGTGTVNLDGNYKGTSIRYNADGTVVLADNKNINSSIVTNSTTPTGTLTLEGSSTVSGTVGTDANKLKEINANGITGKTVTFEKDVYAITTNINSLEIKFESDLTSNIVANMSDQGVVSFIGDNSGKSQIITGNIGSSGSFISTLNIGESGNSTNYSTTTINGNIYANSTVLNNNGTANSSTLVLADGSDITSTITTADANMGILTLEGSSIVSGTVGTDANKLKEINAGANSSNSTFSDDVYATNLDVEGTGTVNLDGNYKGTSIRYNADGTVVLADNKNINSSIVTNSTTPIGTLTLEGSSTVSGTVGTDANKLKEINAATDGETVTFEKDVYAITTNLGSGITNFNTISGNTTSNIVFSGVGKANLNGYLDGNINFAGNDAVVNIADGKGILGSVETLANNTGILNFSGDGVVDDLIGSALYGINELNINTNDEQDKDSNGTVTSNGLLARKEIFADIINLRNNATLTLADNANITNTGLNSLIISTDNANTGNLVFEGSSSVTGTVGSSSKNLESIVAGASGETVTFNNMVYASNLNYASDGTVILKGNNDTNNEGFIGNVDFNSNAGTLEIADNVNLTTGSSGIEFTNANDATLTFNGTSTVYGVLGGNTTGNSTFERIYAGANNEIVTFKNDVYVEESNDTTFHVSGNGVVNFEGDLYGDLIFDADGIVNVDDSKSIIVSSVPTSIRTKNDGKGTVNFEGTTTLYTDIGESSSKLNSVYFASNGTSADTYTQDLGYNIYSLDTTIGNNLNKTTVNIKDDIAFGGNLTLNDNSTLNVSNNDISIADKLNIGKDSTLNFKVYTTDLSAGQAVENGASGSITASSLTIDNSSKINIDYEGSWEGAGQYNLITTSNYLISNYYGTEDNGLVTDNSIIDSIVTVNGTNLTLYADRTSGGSFNPEDLYIVKSEIGKDYSNGASQSLAGYANEADRAGALADIVRNMEKYDGGTQLSAEKKQEMINTQRLLAPTANNSNMQTSITASNLAITTIRGRLSDIRTTEMNNFTPNIYKMGLSSGDYYSFDTSFWLKAMGGKATQDKVNEYDGFDTTTYGFVGGMDKITNDGTIFGAAVAYSTTKTNQDNLASDSSDTTSIQATLYSSLAFENAYVDSYLSYAKHKTDGTRTANSGKLTSTVDADQISAKVETGYSIPVNDGISVTPFASLEYSLLNQKGYTEKGTAYQNDALKVDSLKLNRGTVEVGAKLTSNIELEDTLIIPQLSASVYNSFGDNSADIKAQYIGGGKEFITPASELNKTMYNVGLGVETKISDSTSLIFDMDYDRSKDGKFQGYSGTVTFGISF
- a CDS encoding peptidylprolyl isomerase yields the protein MIVKKISLYIFLAFFSINIYANEIASYSAIKYHADYEKQNPKMKESLAKEYSKVRNLAKTLEATVMKNDVDVEVAKNLAIVDIWSNKFIQSYKPTQKELEELYKLEKPRTVAKYELRNILVSYEKNADRIIEMLNEIKNKQEKKDSFIKYVRSVSNDVASKQNNGLTALVDENKLNPQIKESLKGKKEGEIVKVTLKDLGTQILYIEKFIPEKVATFEESKDALINLAKKKALLREIELLSK